TTATTCTATCCGGTGGGAAAAGCAGCAGGATGGGAACCAATAAATCTCTGTTAAAAGTCGGGAATAAATCACTTTTGCAAAGAATAATCGAGATTCTGGAATCCATATTTTCTGAGGTTGTAATTAGTTCAAATGAACTGGAACTTTTCGAATTATTTAAAAAAAAGATTATTAAAGATATTTACCCGGACAGGGGACCAATATCAGGCATTCATTCAGCACTTTACTCCACAAAAACTGAAAAAAACTTCTTCATTTCCTGCGATATGCCTTTAATTAATAAGGAACTAATAAACTACTTGATCAACTTTAAATCTGATAAAGACATAATTCTTCCAAAAGCCGAAGGAAAGATTCAACAGCTTTGCGGAGTTTATTCAAAAAAAATATTTCCACAAGTCGATAAGCTGATAAATGAATCAATGAAAAAAGATTCAAAGCTAAAAGGTAGCATCTATGAATTACAAGGGTGTGTTGAAACTGAAATTGTTGATGTGTCGGGATTAGATTATTATCATCTTGATTTATTCTTCAACATTAATACACCGGAGGATTTCAATTATGCAAAAAGA
This region of bacterium genomic DNA includes:
- a CDS encoding molybdenum cofactor guanylyltransferase, coding for MKKLHDDITAFILSGGKSSRMGTNKSLLKVGNKSLLQRIIEILESIFSEVVISSNELELFELFKKKIIKDIYPDRGPISGIHSALYSTKTEKNFFISCDMPLINKELINYLINFKSDKDIILPKAEGKIQQLCGVYSKKIFPQVDKLINESMKKDSKLKGSIYELQGCVETEIVDVSGLDYYHLDLFFNINTPEDFNYAKRILGEEDK